The following proteins are co-located in the Apium graveolens cultivar Ventura chromosome 5, ASM990537v1, whole genome shotgun sequence genome:
- the LOC141723410 gene encoding uncharacterized protein LOC141723410 — translation MAMRGRDEYEDLDEYETDYEDDEGQEGGEEEYEEEEVHQPTEQELEYLELRRKLKESIRKKMKRDSGSSFANSREKKNALPYSNFGSFFGPSQPVIAQRVIEESKSLLENPHLAERMVQPKHNNKVHASAPAGSSSRMNGHSSKSNKVMQTQSKVQMLKNTRDYSFLLSDDAELPAPKKEPQPRNVSLSRPESRSAQLPLKSKELSSNNGKRAINSRQESRAVPSDKQMRPKEARGPYNLSSASKATSMDYRKQSGSSNGTGPGRPQMPRPQMPKSLPHKTPNNSLEKRTSAPSAKRPVPVMHKPQQSKSQHSTPKQTLDRRRELQESQKGKPISRQPVSKPQIKQPPAKGPSRISSQQDSQKKRPARKYPDEDDEDVEAISMIRKMFGYNPRKYADDDDVSDMEANFDDILREEQRSARIAAQEDEEELRKLEEEERRQRLRKEAKKRKLSR, via the exons ATGGCTATGCGGGGTAGAGAT GAATATGAAGATCTGGATGAATATGAAACAGACTATGAAGATGACGAGGGCCAAGAGGGTGGTGAGGAGgaatatgaagaagaagaagttcACCAGCCTACAGAGCAAGAATTAGAATACCTTGAGCTGAGGCGAAAATTGAAAGAATCTATAAGGAAAAAGATGAAGAGGGACTCTGGTTCTTCATTTGCTAATTCTCGTGAGAAGAAGAATGCTTTGCCATATAGCAA TTTTGGATCTTTCTTCGGGCCTTCACAGCCGGTCATAGCACAAAGAGTAATTGAAGAGAGCAAATCGTTATTGGAGAATCCACATTTAGCAGAGAGGATGGTTCAACCTAAGCATAAC AACAAGGTCCATGCTTCAGCCCCTGCAGGGTCCAGTTCTCGTATGAATGGCCATTCTTCTAAATCAAATAAAGTG ATGCAGACTCAGTCTAAAGTCCAGATGCTAAAAAACACCAGGGACTATTCATTTCTATTATCAGATGATGCAGAGCTTCCAGCGCCCAAGAAGGAACCACAGCCTCGAAATGTCTCTCTTTCACGACCTG AGTCAAGATCCGCTCAATTGCCACTCAAGAGCAAGGAATTATCAAGTAACAATGGCAAAAGGGCGATCAATTCTCGTCAGGAATCTAGGGCTGTGCCTTCGGACAAGCAGATGAGACCTAAAGAAGCTAGAGGGCCTTACAATTTGTCTTCTGCAAGCAAGGCAACGTCAATGGATTATCGTAAGCAGAGTGGTAGCAGCAACGGGACAGGGCCTGGGCGGCCTCAAATGCCGAGGCCTCAAATGCCAAAAAGTTTACCGCATAAGACCCCTAATAATTCTTTAGAAAAAAGAACTAGTGCACCAAGTGCAAAGAGGCCTGTACCTGTTATGCACAAACCACAGCAATCAAAATCACAGCATTCTACCCCAAAACAAACATTAGATCGGAGGAGGGAGTTGCAAGAATCTCAAAAGGGGAAGCCGATTTCAAGGCAACCGGTGTCCAAACCTCAG ATTAAACAGCCACCAGCAAAAGGCCCATCTCGCATCAGTTCACAACAGGACAGCCAGAAAAAGCGACCTGCAAGAAAGTATcctgatgaagatgatgaagatGTTGAAGCTATCAGTATGATTAGAAAAATGTTTGG ATATAATCCCAGGAAATatgctgatgatgatgatgtcagTGACATGGAGGCTAATTTTGATGACATTTTGAGGGAAGAGCAACGCAG TGCCAGGATCGCAGCACAAGAAGATGAGGAAGAACTGCGCAAGCTTGAGGAAGAGGAGAGGAGGCAGAGGTTGAGAAAAGAAGCAAAGAAGCGTAAGCTTAGCCGATGA